In Zygosaccharomyces rouxii strain CBS732 chromosome D complete sequence, one DNA window encodes the following:
- the ATG13 gene encoding serine/threonine protein kinase regulatory subunit ATG13 (similar to uniprot|Q06628 Saccharomyces cerevisiae YPR185W ATG13 Phosphorylated protein that interacts with Vac8p required for the cytoplasm-to-vacuole targeting (Cvt) pathway and autophagy), with product MNSIMGNDKEVVELIDNFFFKSTLLICSTKSNKLQTPLDEVPHFDEEWFLKGTDEELELPEIIKQWSNFDGARELPPLVIETYLDLRNLGPQDSVHLKDEEGNSWSVCRGSKKSEIVLERWLIELDSLSAAFKSHKVSEEESNSLSRQFVLLFRYLYTLTQLLPANDLYLSLSKNVVSHGTLPLISVSTRILDGSKPILSKGRIGLSKPIISAYSNVINESNVPSHLEQRKITPVWTKYGLLRVSVSYRRDCHFEVHHDNEEEANIATTTTTAGTPAARRPSQNQQQSVSLSPHGHAGSLNSMEQQSLPRKPLSITRQLQPFKVGSVGSAPIPQPHALTRNPSSSSSILANLQAQRSTNSSMWGPTQQQITPHGGDLHVESTSAGSTSKYSSSFDRLRRHSSVKYNDLPGERPLKPAKMPSDSQPTEDLLDFVKMMNDRPELNIRRSPRASVDISNSLMKFQNLKPTNDIISENLNLSLSLDPSHTFQSHSHRSNSHSPLPSYSPNFNYPLIPSKFSQPRSLSHDGDSVMGVVTSRRNSSDVLSKNGASNRTRNNSVSSSRRPSESERGTTTPSFTPGSDFNHENCPRSNYQREESIEDEDEEGLLVNRSGGSSATRIKSMDSISTSISKNRLPIRQPSNYSQPTTTAVPAYAKLHRPGARSAEQQREESSRKLENSITTTASTPNPATTDDSSPHGEDNDDEDLLFFMSDMNLSKM from the coding sequence ATGAATTCAATAATGGGCAATGATAAAGAAGTAGTGGAGCTGATagataattttttctttaaatccacTCTACTGATATGCTCAACAAAATCGAATAAATTGCAGACTCCCCTAGATGAAGTTCCACATTTCGATGAGGAGTGGTTCTTGAAGGGAACCGATGAGGAGTTAGAACTACCTGAAATAATCAAACAGTGGTCGAATTTCGATGGTGCAAGGGAACTACCGCCTCTTGTCATTGAAACCTATCTGGATTTACGGAATTTAGGCCCACAGGATAGTGTTCATTtgaaggatgaagaaggaaattCATGGAGTGTCTGCAGaggttcaaagaaaagcGAAATAGTTTTGGAACGATGGCTGATAGAACTCGATTCTCTTTCTGCCGCCTTCAAGAGTCATAAAGtttcagaagaagagtCTAACAGTTTATCGAGACAATTTGTTTTACTTTTTCGTTATCTATACACTTTGACGCAATTGCTACCTGCCAACGATCTCTATTTATCGCTCTCAAAGAATGTCGTGTCCCATGGTACACTGCCTTTGATTAGTGTGTCCACTAGGATTCTTGATGGATCCAAACCGATTTTGTCAAAGGGAAGAATCGGTTTGAGTAAACCAATAATCAGTGCCTATTCCAATGTTATCAATGAATCAAATGTCCCTTCGCATTTGGAGCAAAGGAAGATTACTCCAGTGTGGACCAAATATGGGTTATTAAGAGTTTCCGTCTCTTATAGACGCGATTGCCACTTTGAAGTTCACCACGATAACGAAGAAGAGGCGAATATAGCGACAACGACAACGACTGCGGGGACTCCGGCAGCGAGAAGACCCTCGcaaaatcaacaacaatcaGTATCATTGTCCCCCCATGGACACGCTGGATCGTTAAATTCCATGGAACAACAATCTTTGCCCAGAAAACCGTTGTCCATCACTAGGCAATTACAACCTTTTAAAGTGGGGTCAGTAGGAAGTGCACCAATTCCACAACCTCATGCACTAACTAGAAATCCATCGAGTTCGTCGTCTATATTGGCTAATTTACAAGCTCAAAGGTCAACTAACAGTTCAATGTGGGGGCCTACTCAACAACAGATAACACCTCATGGCGGCGACCTTCACGTTGAAAGCACAAGTGCTGGTAGTacatccaaatattcttcctCATTTGATAGGTTACGTCGTCATTCAAGTGTGAAATATAATGATTTGCCTGGGGAAAGACCTCTGAAACCTGCTAAAATGCCATCAGATTCACAACCAACTGAAGATTTATTAGATTTTGTCAAAATGATGAACGATAGACCCGAGTTGAACATCAGAAGAAGTCCTCGAGCCAGTGTGgatatttcaaattcattgatgaagtttcaaaatttaaaacCTACAAATGATATAATTAgtgaaaatttgaatttatCGTTATCGTTAGATCCAAGTCATACATTTCAATCCCATTCGCACAGATCCAATTCTCACTCACCATTGCCATCATATTcaccaaatttcaattaTCCGTTGATtccatcaaaattttctcaaCCACGCTCTTTATCCCATGATGGTGATAGCGTTATGGGGGTAGTCACTAGTAGACGTAATTCCTCAGATGTTCTCTCAAAGAATGGTGCATCGAATCGTACCCGTAATAATAGCGTTTCTAGCAGTCGCAGACCTAGTGAATCTGAAAGGGGTACAACAACTCCTTCTTTCACGCCTGGCTCTGATTTTAATCATGAAAATTGCCCTAGGTCTAATTATCAAAGGGAAGAAAGTATagaagacgaagacgaagaagGTCTTTTGGTGAATAGAAGTGGCGGTTCAAGCGCAACGAGAATTAAATCCATGGATAGTATATCCACCTCGATTTCCAAGAACAGGTTACCGATCCGGCAACCTTCCAATTATTCACAACCGACAACAACAGCGGTTCCTGCATATGCAAAACTACATAGACCGGGTGCCAGGTCCGCAGAACAACAGAGGGAAGAGTCCAGTAGAAAATTGGAGAACTCTATTACTACGACAGCTTCAACCCCAAATCCAGCTACAACCGACGACAGCTCACCTCATGGTGAAGACaacgatgatgaggatTTACTCTTCTTTATGAGTGATAtgaatctttcaaaaatgtaa
- the GDB1 gene encoding bifunctional 4-alpha-glucanotransferase/amylo-alpha-1,6-glucosidase (highly similar to uniprot|O93808 Saccharomyces cerevisiae YPR184W GDB1 Glycogen debranching enzyme containing glucanotranferase and alpha-1 6-amyloglucosidase activities required for glycogen degradation), translating to MVLNRTVLLRLDSQGEPVVALSYGQGVLTLPSVPLPPGTPKGTPLFTVRLVVTAGSKVSRDGLVWTNCPPDSETEFDRHKFYKKQIRATFHKDDKIDLDIFRPGPYCFYLSFRNRDGKLETTRKFYFVAPPILHVDGKLVKLDSVALQTVVSKWMGKNWDAVFERIAAKKYNMIHFTPLQRRGHSNSPYSIYDQLEFDPDHFSSTEEVKQMVHRLHTKYKALTLTDVVFNHTADNSKWLREHPESGYNAITAPHLIPAIELDGALLQFSKTMGQLGYPTDLHNSNDLDHVMEGIDVHVLQAIRLWEYYVVDVRGTLDQLQGYWNGLTTDPDLKLPLDSNSPVKEIARYVREHATVKPFGILGSRFVNKVDVIKFGSVLQKLYGKNWDRNILSKAEEILNELNLPLYKDHDNDVNEIRNQLYNRIKYSKLDPSGPRQGPINDIFPLTEPYFTRFKADDGKDYALANNGWIWASDPLIDFASGESKAYLRREVIVWGDCVKLRYGKGPEDSPYLWKRISDYVTQSALIFDGFRIDNAHSTPLHVGEYFLDLARKVNPNLYVVAELFSGSEQMDCLYVERLGLSCLIREAMQAWTESELSSLIHKNGGRPIGSYRFVPMDNFSYDRDIQLNRNYCYHDASDGSMKCVSEIMIPRILTAVPPHALLMDCTHDNETPNQKRTVEDTLPNAALVALCSSAVGSNFGCDEIFPKLLNLVTESRTYDIHDSPGIGKVKSLLNDIRKEINELSMDVEDSEAYVHHDGQYITFHRTDVKSGKGWYLIARMKFGENQGDQKLEPQTFAHTTAKPLFAYSLEKTGEAPNDPKLLKGVPTKLVKLEGFKIQFNENSKITTISLPDYFPQGSIAVFETQHLGVDQSLDHFIRSGAIQATSGLDLIALNSVLYHSDQEENDITDGSTGSYDVPNFGKLIYCGLQGWISVLRGIVFSNDLAHPLSENLREGTWALDYLVGRLDHYRHEPGVAAVQDWLRSRFDRIKQLPFYLRPSYFALTVAIIYDTCRLRAVQLMPTMIGKSTLFVQSLAMTSIQMVTRMKSTSIYPDHLVPSMAAGLPHFSTGWARCWGRDIFISLRGLLLTTGRFDIAEDHILAFAKTLKHGLIPNLLDSGKNPRYNARDAAWFFIQAVQDYIDIVPNGESILQKKVTRRFPLDDTYVPVDDPRAFQHTSTIEEIIYEIFSRHANGIKYREANAGPQLDRVMSDQGFNVEVHVDWSTGFVHGGSQFNCGTWMDKMGESERAGSYGVPGTPRDGAAVEIIGLLKSSLRFVNELSKKGLFKNIEVKRENGSQITFQEWEELVQNNFEKKFYIPEDPKDDEKYDIDSNLVNRRGIYKDLYHTGKPYEDYELRPNFTIAMTVAPELFTPELALGALNIADKVIRGPIGMKTLDPSDYNYHPYYNNGEDSDDFATSKGRNYHQGPEWVFLYGYFLRAFYSFHYKTNPACQSKKDKSPSSYLYQELSHRIDRLSKWIAESPWAGITELTNKDGEFCGDSSPTQAWSTACLLDMYHDLWVSFEQ from the coding sequence ATGGTATTGAACAGGACTGTTTTACTGAGACTAGATAGTCAAGGTGAACCTGTCGTTGCACTCTCATATGGTCAAGGTGTTTTAACCCTGCCTTCTGTACCTCTACCCCCAGGTACTCCTAAAGGGACACCACTTTTCACAGTTAGATTGGTGGTTACCGCAGGATCTAAGGTATCTAGAGATGGTCTTGTATGGACGAATTGCCCACCTGATAGCGAAACGGAGTTCGATAGACACaagttttacaagaagCAAATTCGTGCCACTTTTCACAAGGATGATAAGATTGATTTAGATATCTTTAGACCAGGACCTTACTGTTTCTATCTATCGTTTAGAAATAGAGACGGTAAATTAGAAACTACTAGGAAATTTTACTTTGTTGCTCCACCCATTCTACACGTAGATGGTAAGTTGGTTAAATTAGATTCTGTGGCTTTACAAACGGTGGTTTCCAAATGGATGGGTAAAAATTGGGATGCTGTTTTCGAGAGGATTGCCGCCAAAAAATACAACATGATTCATTTCACACCTTTACAGCGTAGAGGTCACTCTAATTCTCCTTATTCCATCTATGATCAGTTGGAATTTGATCCTGATCACTTTAGTAGCACTGAGGAAGTTAAACAGATGGTCCATAGGTTGCATACCAAATACAAGGCTTTAACCTTAACAGATGTGGTCTTTAACCATACTGCAGACAATTCTAAGTGGTTGAGGGAACATCCGGAATCTGGTTATAATGCTATCACCGCTCCTCATTTGATTCCTGCTATCGAATTGGATGGGGCTCTATTACAATTTAGTAAAACAATGGGTCAACTGGGTTACCCCACGGATTTACACAATTCAAACGACTTAGACCATGTGATGGAAGGAATTGACGTTCACGTGCTACAAGCTATCAGATTATGGGAATACTACGTGGTTGATGTTCGCGGTACTTTGGATCAATTACAGGGATATTGGAATGGACTCACCACAGACCCTGATTTAAAACTTCCATTGGATTCAAATTCTCCGGTGAAAGAAATTGCCCGCTACGTTCGTGAACATGCAACTGTTAAACCATTCGGTATCTTGGGTTCTCGTTTTGTCAACAAAGTAGATGTAATTAAATTCGGATCTGTCTTGCAAAAATTGTACGGAAAGAATTGGGATCGAAACATCTTGTCCAaagctgaagaaattcTGAACGAACTGAATTTACCTCTTTACAAGGACCACGATAACGATgttaatgaaattagaaatCAATTATACAACCGTATCAAATATTCGAAGTTGGACCCATCGGGGCCAAGACAGGGACCCATCAACGATATATTCCCCTTGACAGAACCTTATTTCACCAGATTTAAAGCTGATGATGGTAAGGACTATGCATTGGCAAATAACGGTTGGATCTGGGCAAGTGACCCCTTGATTGATTTTGCCTCTGGTGAATCCAAGGCTTATTTGCGTAGGGAAGTTATTGTTTGGGGGGACTGTGTTAAATTGAGGTATGGTAAAGGTCCAGAGGATTCACCTTACTTGTGGAAACGTATTTCTGATTATGTGACTCAAAGCGCTTTAATCTTTGATGGTTTTAGAATTGACAATGCCCATTCTACACCATTGCACGTCGGTGAATACTTTTTAGATTTGGCTAGAAAGGTCAATCCAAATTTATACGTTGTGGCAGAATTGTTCAGTGGTTCTGAACAAATGGATTGTCTTTACGTGGAACGTCTTGGGTTATCATGTTTGATTAGAGAAGCTATGCAGGCTTGGACAGAAAGTGAATTATCCAGTTTAATTCATAAAAATGGCGGCAGACCAATTGGCTCTTACAGATTTGTACCCATGGACAACTTCTCCTACGACAGAGATATACAACTGAATAGGAACTATTGTTACCATGATGCATCTGACGGATCCATGAAATGTGTTTCTGAGATTATGATTCCGCGTATTTTGACCGCAGTACCACCTCATGCTCTACTAATGGATTGTACTCATGATAATGAAACTCCTAACCAAAAGAGAACCGTTGAGGATACTTTACCTAATGCAGCTCTTGTAGCATTATGCTCTTCAGCCGTTGGATCTAATTTTGGTTGCGATGAAATCTTCCCAAAGCTATTGAACTTAGTTACTGAATCAAGGACTTATGATATTCATGATTCTCCCGGTATTGGTAAAGTGAAATCTCTACTTAACGATATCAGAAAGGAAATAAATGAACTGAGTATGGATGTGGAAGATTCTGAGGCTTATGTACATCACGATGGACAATATATCACTTTCCATCGTACTGATGTAAAGTCCGGAAAAGGTTGGTACTTGATCGCTAGAAtgaaatttggtgaaaaccAAGgtgatcaaaaattggaacCCCAAACCTTCGCCCACACTACTGCCAAACCGTTGTTTGCCtattctttggaaaaaacTGGTGAAGCTCCAAATGATCCCAAGTTATTGAAAGGTGTTCCTACCAAATTAGTCAAGTTGGAAGGTTTCAAAATACAGTTTAAtgaaaattccaagattACTACTATTAGTCTACCAGATTATTTCCCTCAAGGTTCTATTGCGGTTTTTGAAACTCAACATTTAGGTGTTGATCAGAGTTTAGATCACTTTATCAGATCCGGTGCCATCCAGGCCACAAGTGGATTAGACTTAATCGCACTAAACTCTGTGCTATACCATTCAGACCAAGAGGAGAATGATATCACTGATGGCTCTACTGGCTCTTACGATGTCCCTAATTTCGGTAAATTGATTTATTGTGGATTACAGGGATGGATTTCTGTACTTAGGGGCATTGTCTTTAGCAACGATCTAGCTCACCCTTTGAGTGAAAACTTGCGTGAAGGTACTTGGGCTCTTGACTATTTGGTTGGAAGACTGGACCACTATCGCCACGAACCCGGCGTTGCCGCTGTACAGGACTGGTTACGTAGCAGATTCGACAGAATCAAACAATTGCCTTTCTACTTGAGACCCAGTTATTTCGCCCTAACGGTAGCTATCATATATGACACCTGTCGTTTGCGTGCCGTACAATTGATGCCTACTATGATTGGCAAATCTACTTTGTTTGTTCAGAGTTTAGCAATGACTTCTATTCAAATGGTCACAAGGATGAAATCCACTTCGATATACCCAGATCATCTAGTCCCCTCCATGGCAGCAGGTTTGCCACACTTCAGCACTGGGTGGGCAAGATGTTGGGGTAGAGATATCTTCATTTCCCTAAGAGGGTTGTTGTTAACGACCGGTAGGTTTGATATTGCTGAAGATCACATCCTGGCGTTTGCCAAAACTTTAAAACATGGGTTGATCCCCAACTTGTTAGACTCTGGTAAAAATCCTCGTTACAACGCTCGTGATGCTGCATGGTTCTTTATCCAAGCGGTCCAAGATTACATTGACATCGTTCCCAATGGGGAATCGATTCTGCAAAAGAAAGTCACAAGGAGATTCCCATTGGATGATACCTACGTGCCTGTGGACGACCCAAGAGCATTTCAACATACCAGTACTATTGAAGAGATCATTTATGAAATCTTCAGTAGACATGCAAATGGTATCAAGTATAGAGAAGCCAACGCAGGTCCTCAATTGGATAGGGTCATGTCAGATCAGGGCTTCAATGTGGAAGTTCATGTCGATTGGTCTACAGGTTTTGTCCATGGTGGCTCGCAATTCAACTGTGGTACTTGGATGGATAAAATGGGTGAGAGTGAGCGTGCTGGTTCTTACGGTGTTCCTGGAACGCCCCGTGATGGTGCCGCTGTTGAAATCATTGGTCTATTGAAAAGTTCTCTAAGATTTGTCAATGAGTTGAGTAAGAAGGGTTTGTTTAAGAATATTGAAGTAAAGAGGGAAAATGGTTCTCAAATTACTTTCCAAGAATGGGaggaattggttcaaaacAATTTCGAGAAGAAATTCTACATTCCCGAGGATCCTAAGGATGATGAGAAGTACGATATCGATTCCAACCTGGTTAACAGAAGAGGTATCTACAAGGATCTTTACCATACTGGTAAACCATACGAAGATTATGAACTAAGACCTAATTTCACCATTGCGATGACTGTCGCCCCCGAATTGTTTACGCCTGAATTGGCCCTGGGGGCACTCAACATTGCTGATAAGGTTATTAGAGGTCCAATTGGTATGAAAACTTTAGATCCAAGCGATTACAACTACCACCCATACTACAACAACGGCGAAGATAGTGATGATTTTGCAACTTCTAAAGGTCGTAACTATCACCAAGGTCCTGAATGGGTTTTTTTATACGGTTACTTTTTGAGAGCTTTCTACAGTTTCCATTACAAGACAAACCCGGCATGTCAAAGCAAAAAGGATAAAAGTCCTTCTTCTTACTTGTACCAAGAATTGTCTCACAGAATTGATCGTCTCTCTAAATGGATCGCCGAGAGCCCCTGGGCAGGTATCACCGAGTTGACAAACAAAGATGGAGAATTCTGTGGTGATTCCAGTCCTACTCAAGCCTGGAGTACTGCATGCCTGTTAGACATGTATCACGACTTATGGGTATCGTTTGAGCAATAA
- the DPM1 gene encoding dolichyl-phosphate beta-D-mannosyltransferase (highly similar to uniprot|P14020 Saccharomyces cerevisiae YPR183W DPM1 Dolichol phosphate mannose (Dol-P-Man) synthase of the ER membrane catalyzes the formation of Dol-P-Man from Dol-P and GDP-Man required for glycosyl phosphatidylinositol membrane anchoring O mannosylation and protein glycosylation), which translates to MPIEQSVIVPAYKEKLNIKPLTTRLFAALGNDGSRTTELIFVDDNSRDGSVEEVEKLEKQGYNVRIIVRTDERGLSSAVLKGFYEAKGEYLICMDADLQHPPESVPLLFQSLRKHPFALGTRYAPGVGIDKDWPLHRRVISTTARLMARPLTTASDPMSGFFGLQKQYLVKCDPREINSNGFKIALELMAKLPLPEGSKLGEIPFSFGVRTEGESKLSGKVIIQYLQQLKELYSYRFGLGNIFLFILCWAILILYALNELAKLVLG; encoded by the coding sequence ATGCCTATTGAACAATCAGTTATCGTTCCTGCTTacaaggaaaaattgaacatTAAACCTTTGACTACGAGACTTTTCGCAGCCCTAGGCAATGATGGTTCACGTACCACTGAATTGATCTTTGTTGATGACAATTCTAGAGATGGATCAGttgaagaagtggaaaaattggaaaagcAAGGCTACAACGTTAGAATTATTGTAAGGACAGATGAACGTGGACTATCATCTGCAGTTCTTAAGGGATTTTATGAAGCCAAGGGTGAATATTTGATCTGTATGGACGCGGATTTACAACATCCACCTGAAAGTGTACCACTTTTGTTTCAATCTTTGAGGAAGCATCCATTCGCATTGGGTACACGTTATGCACCAGGCGTAGGTATCGATAAGGATTGGCCACTACACCGTAGAGTTATTTCTACCACCGCACGTTTAATGGCAAGACCATTGACTACCGCTTCTGATCCAATGAGCGGATTTTTCGGTTTACAAAAGCAATACCTGGTAAAATGTGatccaagagaaattaaTTCTAATGGATTTAAAATTGCATTAGAATTAATGGcaaaattaccattaccagaGGGTTCAAAATTAGGTGAAATtccattttcatttggCGTTAGAACTGAAGGTGAATCCAAATTGTCAGGTAAAGTTATCATTCAATATCTACagcaattgaaagaacttTACTCTTACAGATTTGGATTGGGTAacatcttccttttcatcctATGTTGGGCAATCCTTATCCTATACGCTCTAAACGAACTTGCCAAACTTGTCTTGGGTTAG
- the SMX3 gene encoding mRNA splicing protein SMX3 (similar to uniprot|P54999 Saccharomyces cerevisiae YPR182W SMX3 Sm or Sm-like snRNP protein): protein MSDFTPTNPKPFLGELVNKPIVVTLKFNKTQYKGTLISTDNYFNLQLSEAEEVVDGKNKGKVGNIFIRCNNVLWIGEDLSAKEQPQEKPTTDNAPATTE, encoded by the exons ATGTCAGAC TTCACCCCCACGAATCCCAAACCTTTTCTTGGCGAACTGGTTAATAAACCCATAGTAGTCACTCTGAAATTCAACAAGACACAGTACAAGGGAACTCTGATATCTACAGACAACTATTTCAACCTACAACTAAgtgaagctgaagaagttgTAGACGGAAAAAACAAGGGCAAAGTAGGGAACATCTTTATTCGTTGTAACAACGTCCTATGGATTGGTGAAGATCTTTCAGCAAAAGAGCAACCCCAGGAAAAACCCACCACAGATAATGCACCAGCTACTACCGAATAG
- the GAB1 gene encoding GPI-anchor transamidase subunit GAB1 (similar to uniprot|P41733 Saccharomyces cerevisiae YLR459W GAB1 GPI transamidase subunit involved in attachment of glycosylphosphatidylinositol (GPI) anchors to proteins may have a role in recognition of the attachment signal or of the lipid portion of GPI) has protein sequence MLLKEKYAVVGCVVVRLAVSLLFPSLQTQLDKSVELSTPMSSYRLLNEGIFLLRNGFPLYDGGVVHHPPLLVAFMSLIEPQYLVALLYALTDGLISYQLICMARFFSDLGLPTWLPGALYALNPLVLLSCVSQSSVIFTNAFTSTAILCALNGNLLTFAMALGAASYLSLYQLSLLIPSLYLLSRENNQRSRATLAVLGVFAALLQLSSVVTGGSWKFLQATYWSQMNFEKLFPNLGLWWYFFIEMFDMFIPFFKAAFNIFAISFVLPFSIRFQSQPFYALVLCIGWITLTKPYPTLGDAGFFLSFLPFFKPLFGYMRCPLLSALLFIHAIILSPIFYHLWVDLGSGNSNFFYAISLVYALALGFILIDLCWSMLRIEFDGGRPNYKLKVTQI, from the coding sequence ATGCTGCTTAAGGAGAAATATGCGGTGGTAGGATGTGTAGTGGTACGGTTGGCGGTTTCGCTTCTTTTCCCGTCCTTACAAACTCAATTGGACAAATCAGTTGAATTATCAACACCCATGTCGTCTTACCGCTTATTAAATGAAGGTATATTCCTATTACGCAATGGTTTTCCACTCTACGATGGCGGTGTTGTACATCATCCCCCCTTACTTGTGGCGTTTATGTCATTAATTGAACCTCAGTATCTAGTAGCATTATTATACGCATTGACCGATGGGCTAATTTCATACCAATTGATCTGTATGGCTAGGTTTTTCTCGGATTTGGGTCTTCCAACTTGGCTACCAGGTGCTCTCTACGCGCTGAACCCGTTGGTGCTTTTATCATGTGTGAGTCAATCGTCGGtcatttttaccaatgCCTTTACGTCAACCGCTATTTTATGTGCTCTCAATGGTAACTTGTTAACGTTTGCAATGGCCTTAGGGGCTGCATCATACCTATCATTGTACCAATTATCACTATTAATACCTTCCTTGTACCTTTTATCAAGGGAAAACAATCAAAGATCAAGAGCCACCTTAGCGGTATTGGGTGTATTCGCTGCACTGTTACAATTAAGTTCTGTTGTCACAGGCGGTAGTTGGAAATTTTTACAAGCTACTTATTGGTCTCAAATGAACTTCGAGAAATTGTTCCCCAACTTGGGTCTATGGTGGTACTTTTTCATCGAAATGTTTGATATGTTTATTCCATTCTTTAAGGCTGCTTTCAATATTTTTGCCATTTCGTTTGTGCTTCCTTTCTCTATTCGTTTCCAAAGTCAGCCTTTCTACGCTCTAGTTTTATGCATAGGTTGGATTACGTTAACCAAACCTTACCCAACTTTAGGTGATGCAGGGTTTTtcctttcatttttaccatttttcaagCCACTTTTTGGCTATATGAGATGTCCGCTGCTATCAGCTCTACTCTTTATCCATGCTATTATCTTATCGCCGATCTTCTACCACTTGTGGGTCGATCTTGGATCAGGTAATagtaatttcttttatGCTATTTCCCTCGTCTATGCCTTGGCCCTAGGCTTTATTCTAATAGATCTGTGCTGGTCCATGCTAAGAATCGAATTTGATGGCGGTAGACCTAACTACAAGCTCAAAGTGACTCAAATATAG